A region from the Triticum aestivum cultivar Chinese Spring chromosome 3D, IWGSC CS RefSeq v2.1, whole genome shotgun sequence genome encodes:
- the LOC123080784 gene encoding 60S ribosomal protein L13a-4 isoform X2 has translation MHIVVIRSLRLACRCRAGDRARSAHIEGGRALVRALQDGQAGGQPLVHLLVGGQGLRVLRLQPGHRYCLLGQLSKEVGWNYADTIRMFGMAEKEMEYRVELFNRRIWG, from the exons ATGCATATTGTTGTGATCCGTAGCTTACGCCTTGCCTGCAGGTGTCGTGCTGGCGACCGGGCTCGGAGCGCTCATATCGAAGGTGGCCGAGCACTGGTACGAGCTCTACAAGATGGACAAGCAGGGGGCCAACCTCTGGTTCATCTACTGGTGGGAGGACAAGGTCTCAG GGTTCTGAGGCTGCAGCCTGGGCACAGGTACTGCCTCCTCGGCCAGCTCTCCAAGGAGGTCGGATGGAACTACGCCGACACCATCAGG ATGTTCGGGAtggcggagaaggagatggagtacCGGGTCGAGCTTTTCAACCG GCGAATTTGGGGCTGA
- the LOC123080784 gene encoding 60S ribosomal protein L13a-4 isoform X1, translating to MHIVVIRSLRLACRCRAGDRARSAHIEGGRALVRALQDGQAGGQPLVHLLVGGQGLRVLRLQPGHRYCLLGQLSKEVGWNYADTIRMFGMAEKEMEYRVELFNRYIHRGMPLSVKEEIACTCQTDEEPKVA from the exons ATGCATATTGTTGTGATCCGTAGCTTACGCCTTGCCTGCAGGTGTCGTGCTGGCGACCGGGCTCGGAGCGCTCATATCGAAGGTGGCCGAGCACTGGTACGAGCTCTACAAGATGGACAAGCAGGGGGCCAACCTCTGGTTCATCTACTGGTGGGAGGACAAGGTCTCAG GGTTCTGAGGCTGCAGCCTGGGCACAGGTACTGCCTCCTCGGCCAGCTCTCCAAGGAGGTCGGATGGAACTACGCCGACACCATCAGG ATGTTCGGGAtggcggagaaggagatggagtacCGGGTCGAGCTTTTCAACCG TTATATACATCGAGGGATGCCATTGTCTGTGAAAGAAGAAATTGCTTGCACTTGTCAGACGGATGAGGAGCCTAAAGTAGCTTGA